One genomic region from uncultured Subdoligranulum sp. encodes:
- the bcrA gene encoding bacitracin ABC transporter ATP-binding protein BcrA: MDYIIETENLTKRYGTATVVDKVNLHVPKGKIYGLLGRNGAGKTTAMKMMLQLAFPTEGTVRLFGTNYKENIHTLYSKVGSIIETPGFYSNLTGYENLQILAKLRGGVSKSGVEKALEVVGLHKEKRKVFSDYSLGMKQRLGIAAAIMHEPELLILDEPINGLDPIGIVEIRSFLSELSHNHGITIFISSHVLSEIEQIADIIGVMHEGHLVEEVNISELHKRNRKYIQFDLSDSEIAGKILENHYHMTDFTVQDGTVRIYDFSQSVGEINREFARNGLLVTRINDSEENLEDYFSKLIGGGGIA, translated from the coding sequence ATGGATTATATCATTGAAACAGAAAATCTTACGAAGCGATACGGAACAGCCACCGTTGTCGATAAGGTAAATCTTCATGTGCCAAAGGGCAAAATTTATGGTTTGCTCGGCAGAAACGGAGCAGGCAAAACCACAGCAATGAAAATGATGTTGCAGCTTGCTTTCCCAACGGAGGGAACGGTACGCTTGTTTGGCACAAACTATAAGGAAAATATCCATACCCTTTATAGCAAAGTAGGCTCTATTATCGAAACACCGGGATTTTACAGTAATTTAACAGGGTATGAGAATTTGCAAATTCTCGCTAAACTGCGAGGGGGAGTATCTAAAAGTGGAGTAGAAAAAGCTCTTGAAGTTGTGGGGCTGCATAAGGAGAAAAGAAAAGTCTTTTCCGATTATTCCCTCGGAATGAAGCAACGGCTTGGTATTGCCGCCGCCATTATGCACGAGCCGGAGCTTTTAATACTTGACGAACCGATTAACGGACTTGACCCCATTGGAATAGTTGAAATACGCTCATTTTTATCTGAACTTAGTCACAATCATGGCATTACCATTTTTATCTCAAGCCATGTTTTAAGCGAGATTGAACAGATAGCAGATATTATCGGCGTTATGCACGAGGGGCATTTAGTAGAGGAAGTGAATATATCCGAGCTTCACAAAAGGAATCGAAAATACATTCAATTTGATTTATCTGACAGTGAGATAGCCGGAAAGATTTTAGAAAACCACTACCACATGACGGATTTTACAGTGCAGGACGGTACGGTGAGAATTTATGACTTTAGCCAAAGTGTTGGAGAAATCAATCGAGAATTTGCACGAAATGGACTGCTCGTGACAAGGATAAATGATAGTGAGGAAAACTTAGAGGACTACTTTTCTAAACTGATTGGAGGTGGCGGTATTGCTTAA